The sequence below is a genomic window from Candidatus Oleimmundimicrobium sp..
ATAGTAACAACTCCGTGTTTTTCCATAAGCACAGCATTTCGCCCTTTGATGGTTTCACAAACGACTTCTGCAAGTCCTACGCTCCCCTGAGGACGATAAGGTGAAACTGCAACTTCACCCAACAACATCTCGCTTTCAGGATTAACGGTTTTTAACGGTTTAGCAAGATAAGCAAAGGCCGAAGCATACGGTGAGTGAGTGTGAATTACCGCCTTTATGTTGCGATAAGTATCATAAATCTTCAAATGCATCTGCATCTCGCTAGAAGGATTTTTATGCCCTTTAACAACTTTACCCTTTAAATTAACAACGACCAGGTCTCCGTCGGTCAGATTCCCTAAACAAGTTCCGGCTGCCGTAATTAAAATTCTGCCTTCATCAAGTTTACAACTAATGTTGCCTGATGTTCCCACGACAAGATTTTTATCATAAATTCGTTTACCGGCTTCAATTAAATTCATATATCAACCACCAAGTTAAATTAAAAACTAAAAATGAAAAAAACTATATAGAAAAATTAAAAATCAAACCCTAAAAGATAAAATTCTTAAAACACTTTTAATCCAAAGGATTACCTTCTGAATAAAAGCTTTCTTAATTTTTAATTACCGCCCGCATCGGGGGCAGGTCGTTTTTATTTCTACATTCTCCATTTTTCATTTGGCTATCAGCCCATTCGCCCCGCCAGCGGCGAGCAGGCATCTGCCATACGCCACTTATGAGATTGCCACGCTCCTTTTGGTCGCTCGCAATGACGGATAGAAATATCACTCTACCCTTTGCCCTTATTTTTTCTCTCCGCTCTATAC
It includes:
- a CDS encoding class II aldolase/adducin family protein, with the protein product MNLIEAGKRIYDKNLVVGTSGNISCKLDEGRILITAAGTCLGNLTDGDLVVVNLKGKVVKGHKNPSSEMQMHLKIYDTYRNIKAVIHTHSPYASAFAYLAKPLKTVNPESEMLLGEVAVSPYRPQGSVGLAEVVCETIKGRNAVLMEKHGVVTIGKNTARAVELAELVEETAKINYLVEMLGQAKS